A window from Chitinophaga filiformis encodes these proteins:
- a CDS encoding outer membrane beta-barrel family protein produces MQKIVVLCLGMILSSLSVIYAQQPAHKPADNGALYGKLVDAKTNAPVEYASVALLRAADSSVATGMLSKPNGDFNFPEIPFGKYIMKVNFIGYETVYKTVSLTGKNNNIDIGNIKLSPNVRSLAGVEVVGDKPTFQMAIDKRVFNVDKSLASVGGTATDVLKQVPSVNVDIDGNVTVRNGSPTIFVDGRPTTLTLDQIPADAIATVEVVTNPSAKYDAEGVSGILNIVLKKNRKAGINGQVSGGLSTLGGGNAGADLNIRREKFNVSLSYNLRSRQGKARSHLFRKNLSADTTTYLDQYNDGENGRRFQFGRVGFDWFMDNRNTFSISQGIMAGDFKDNSGLRLYDLDEAQQQVRYGTGIDNENHNFRNYSTQVGYKHTFAKQGHELTADFNYNYATSKDNSDYALQYYNPGHQPIDSPNLPQQRYGRGNGNTTYITGQIDYVNPLTETSKIEAGLRTTTRRFNNLLNTKGKDFSTGDFVLDSSLSNDYHYSETINAAYLSYSGTAGNFGYQGGLRAEQSFYDGEMRSLNKNSYKIDYPISLFPSLFLSQKFKGDHELQLNYSRRVRRPWFRDLLPNLEYTGQSANRGNPALRPEFTNSFELSYLKDFNRKHNVLVSLYFRNTERAITDYYTDTTLTINGVSQKVVLSYPVNADTRNAYGAEFTVRNQILKGWDITTNLNLAQTKINANNLQNNLSNQGFIWFGKINSNTKLPWNATLQITGNYESKQIQPQGERAAQYSADIAVRKEFLKKKNLVVSLALNDIFNTDRNLTYTTTAYSEQERYRKRATRELRINVAYRFGKMDTQLFKRKNSKKEDQQETKEEY; encoded by the coding sequence ATGCAGAAAATTGTCGTTTTATGTTTGGGAATGATACTCTCCTCCCTGTCAGTTATTTATGCGCAGCAACCGGCACATAAGCCCGCCGATAATGGCGCCCTATACGGAAAACTTGTCGATGCAAAAACTAACGCTCCCGTAGAATACGCTTCCGTTGCCCTGCTCCGTGCAGCCGATTCCAGTGTGGCAACAGGTATGTTATCAAAACCTAACGGCGATTTCAACTTCCCTGAAATACCCTTTGGTAAGTATATTATGAAAGTAAATTTCATTGGTTACGAAACCGTTTATAAAACTGTTTCACTTACAGGAAAAAATAATAATATAGATATCGGTAATATCAAATTGAGCCCCAATGTGAGATCACTGGCTGGTGTGGAAGTGGTGGGCGATAAACCTACTTTCCAGATGGCGATTGACAAACGGGTGTTCAATGTCGATAAAAGTCTGGCCAGTGTTGGCGGTACCGCTACCGACGTGCTTAAACAGGTGCCTTCTGTAAATGTGGATATAGACGGGAACGTCACCGTACGTAACGGCTCTCCCACCATCTTTGTGGATGGCCGCCCTACTACACTGACCCTGGACCAGATCCCGGCAGATGCTATTGCCACCGTGGAAGTGGTGACCAACCCTTCCGCAAAATATGATGCAGAAGGCGTTAGCGGCATCCTCAACATTGTGCTGAAAAAGAACCGCAAGGCCGGTATCAACGGCCAGGTGAGCGGTGGTCTTTCCACGCTGGGTGGAGGAAATGCCGGTGCTGATCTTAACATCCGCAGGGAAAAGTTTAACGTCTCCCTCAGCTATAACCTGAGAAGCCGCCAGGGTAAAGCCCGCTCACACCTCTTCCGTAAGAATCTGAGCGCAGACACGACTACCTATCTCGATCAGTATAACGATGGTGAAAATGGACGCCGTTTTCAGTTTGGCCGTGTTGGGTTTGACTGGTTTATGGATAACCGCAATACCTTCAGCATCTCGCAGGGTATTATGGCGGGCGACTTCAAAGACAACAGCGGACTGAGACTGTACGACCTTGATGAAGCGCAGCAACAGGTACGTTATGGTACCGGTATTGATAATGAGAACCATAACTTCCGTAACTACAGCACCCAGGTAGGTTATAAGCACACTTTTGCAAAGCAGGGACATGAGCTGACCGCCGATTTCAACTACAACTACGCCACGTCAAAAGATAACTCCGATTATGCGTTACAGTATTACAACCCGGGACATCAGCCTATTGATTCTCCCAACCTTCCGCAACAGCGTTATGGCCGTGGTAATGGTAATACAACTTATATCACTGGTCAGATCGACTATGTAAATCCGCTGACAGAAACTTCCAAGATAGAAGCCGGTTTGCGTACCACCACCCGCAGGTTCAATAACCTGCTGAATACCAAAGGAAAAGATTTCTCTACAGGCGATTTCGTGTTAGATTCTTCCCTTTCTAACGATTACCACTACTCTGAAACGATCAATGCCGCTTACCTGAGCTACTCCGGAACAGCCGGTAACTTCGGTTATCAGGGCGGTCTGCGTGCAGAGCAATCGTTCTACGATGGTGAAATGAGAAGCCTCAACAAAAACAGTTATAAAATAGATTACCCTATCAGCCTGTTTCCCAGCCTGTTCCTTTCCCAGAAATTCAAGGGAGATCACGAACTGCAACTGAACTATAGCCGCCGTGTGCGCCGTCCATGGTTCCGCGACCTGCTGCCAAACCTGGAATACACCGGCCAGAGTGCCAATCGCGGTAACCCCGCCCTGCGCCCTGAGTTTACCAACTCTTTCGAGCTCAGTTACCTGAAAGACTTCAACAGGAAACATAATGTATTGGTATCCTTATATTTCCGGAATACAGAAAGGGCCATCACCGATTACTATACAGATACTACCCTTACCATCAATGGTGTGTCGCAGAAAGTCGTATTGTCTTACCCGGTGAATGCAGATACCAGGAATGCTTACGGCGCGGAATTCACCGTTCGTAACCAGATCCTCAAGGGCTGGGATATCACCACGAACCTGAACCTGGCGCAAACAAAGATCAATGCCAACAACCTGCAGAACAATCTTAGCAATCAGGGTTTTATCTGGTTCGGTAAGATCAACAGTAACACAAAATTGCCCTGGAATGCTACCCTCCAGATCACGGGTAACTACGAATCAAAACAGATCCAGCCGCAGGGAGAAAGAGCGGCACAGTACTCCGCCGATATCGCTGTTCGTAAAGAGTTCCTGAAGAAAAAGAACCTGGTAGTATCGCTTGCATTGAACGACATCTTCAATACTGACCGGAACCTGACATACACCACTACTGCTTACTCTGAGCAGGAAAGGTACCGTAAGCGTGCTACCCGCGAGCTGCGGATAAATGTTGCTTACCGTTTTGGTAAAATGGATACACAGCTATTCAAGCGTAAGAATAGTAAAAAAGAAGATCAGCAGGAAACTAAAGAAGAATATTAA
- a CDS encoding DUF695 domain-containing protein has product MPDAYQPDWDIYTCHIEDKPAIIGLDLDLRRFAPLSKKPYAIFISVYLKDPRADGFPQGDEFTVLGEIEDCLVQQLETTLQAHFVGRTMSNGVRDFYFYAAGTLLHDKYIADAMIQFPDYQYDFGVKEDKTWELYFDFLFPDVQEFQRIQNRKVLRTLKQHGDIAERARLIDHWIYFSAEAERELYGQQVQRLGFVIEARPVDENDPHPYGLRLSRNDRTDEESIDAAVMLLWELAQEMNARYDGWETVIVAQ; this is encoded by the coding sequence ATGCCTGACGCGTACCAACCAGACTGGGACATCTATACCTGCCATATCGAAGATAAGCCGGCTATTATAGGCCTGGACCTGGACCTGCGGCGTTTTGCCCCATTGAGTAAAAAGCCGTATGCCATCTTTATATCGGTATACCTGAAAGATCCACGTGCCGACGGTTTTCCGCAGGGGGATGAATTCACAGTGCTGGGAGAAATTGAGGACTGCCTGGTGCAACAGCTGGAAACAACTTTGCAGGCGCATTTTGTTGGTCGTACTATGTCAAATGGAGTGCGGGATTTTTATTTTTATGCGGCCGGTACTTTGCTGCATGACAAATACATTGCTGATGCCATGATCCAGTTCCCGGATTACCAGTACGATTTTGGAGTTAAGGAGGACAAGACATGGGAATTGTACTTCGATTTCCTGTTCCCGGATGTACAGGAGTTCCAGCGTATCCAGAACCGCAAGGTGTTGCGTACATTGAAACAACATGGGGACATTGCCGAAAGAGCCCGCCTCATAGACCATTGGATATATTTTTCTGCGGAAGCCGAACGGGAGTTATATGGCCAGCAGGTGCAACGCCTTGGTTTTGTCATAGAAGCCCGCCCGGTTGACGAAAATGATCCTCATCCCTATGGATTAAGGCTTTCCCGCAATGACCGGACCGACGAGGAAAGCATAGATGCAGCGGTAATGCTGCTTTGGGAACTTGCCCAGGAAATGAATGCACGTTATGACGGGTGGGAGACTGTTATTGTGGCACAATAA
- a CDS encoding FdhF/YdeP family oxidoreductase — MKQHNTTDPSQNPEHFTGHVRLSKPKTVAAGIPAVLSSAKHILQETDVLRGMKALLHLNQKDGFDCPGCAWPDPDDDRSSIAEYCENGVKAIAEEATSKKLDAAFFAKNSVAELAALTDYEIGKKGRVAQPVYLAPGATHYQPISWEDAFGKIAQHLNTLASPDEAIFYTSGRTSNEAAFLYQLFVREYGTNNLPDCSNMCHESSGVALSDTLGIGKGSVTLDDLHKAEVIIILGQNPGTNHPRMLTALQKAKANGAMIISVNPLPETGLLNFLNPQTVKGMLHISTQLTDLFLQVKINGDMALLQAIALLLLEEEDRHPGTVFDHGFIHNNTSGFDDYIRHLRQLQLEKLANASGISLEQIRQAASMLLHKKKIVACWAMGLTQHKNAVDTIKEVVNLLLLKGSIGKEGAGTCPVRGHSNVQGDRTMGIYEQPSDALLNKIQSVYGFNPPRKHGYDTVDAIRAMRDGKASVFFAMGGNFLSATPDTEVTAQALRNCALTVHVSTKLNRSHLVHGREAIILPTLGRSDMDVQQGQRQFVTCENSMGVIQMSKGNLPPISSHLLSEPVIVCRLAMATLGERSGVEWRHYMQHYDYIREDIEKVIPGFNNYNTRVRHPGGFYLPNNAREGRFNTTTGKANFNVANVTVQQLAADEYMMMTIRSHDQFNTTIYGLDDRYRGIYQERRVILMNSRDIQSAGLKPNDVVDLINNFEGMERIVHKFLVVEYNIPEKCTATYFPEANALVPLNSVADKSNTPTSKLVIIKIRRSSEL; from the coding sequence ATGAAGCAACATAATACGACAGATCCTTCCCAGAATCCGGAACACTTCACCGGACATGTTCGTTTGAGCAAGCCTAAAACGGTGGCCGCCGGTATTCCTGCAGTACTGTCCAGCGCTAAACATATCCTGCAGGAAACAGACGTGCTACGTGGCATGAAAGCATTGTTGCATCTCAATCAGAAAGATGGTTTTGACTGCCCGGGCTGTGCCTGGCCCGACCCTGATGACGATCGCTCTTCTATTGCGGAATACTGTGAAAATGGTGTGAAGGCGATTGCCGAAGAAGCTACCAGTAAAAAACTGGACGCAGCATTTTTTGCAAAGAACAGTGTAGCAGAACTGGCTGCACTGACTGATTATGAAATAGGTAAAAAAGGCCGTGTGGCCCAACCGGTCTACCTCGCTCCCGGCGCTACGCATTATCAGCCCATTTCCTGGGAAGACGCCTTTGGGAAAATAGCACAACATCTGAACACACTGGCCTCACCCGATGAAGCCATCTTTTATACTTCCGGCCGTACCAGCAATGAAGCGGCTTTCCTTTACCAGTTATTCGTCAGGGAATATGGTACCAACAACCTGCCCGACTGCTCTAATATGTGCCATGAATCCAGTGGTGTCGCCCTCTCTGATACGTTGGGTATCGGTAAAGGATCTGTAACGCTCGATGACCTGCATAAGGCAGAGGTCATCATCATTCTTGGGCAGAATCCCGGTACCAACCATCCCCGTATGCTTACCGCCCTGCAGAAGGCGAAGGCAAACGGGGCGATGATCATTTCTGTGAATCCCCTTCCGGAAACAGGTTTGCTGAATTTCCTTAATCCGCAGACAGTCAAAGGGATGCTCCACATCAGTACCCAGCTCACCGACCTGTTCCTGCAGGTTAAAATCAATGGGGATATGGCGCTGCTTCAGGCCATCGCCCTGCTCCTGCTGGAAGAAGAGGACCGCCATCCGGGAACCGTGTTCGACCATGGTTTCATTCATAATAATACCAGCGGATTTGATGATTATATCCGGCATCTCCGGCAGCTACAGCTGGAAAAGCTGGCGAATGCCAGTGGTATTTCCCTAGAACAGATCCGTCAGGCGGCATCCATGCTGCTTCACAAAAAGAAGATCGTTGCCTGCTGGGCCATGGGGCTCACGCAGCATAAAAATGCTGTGGATACTATCAAGGAAGTGGTCAACCTCCTGCTTCTGAAAGGCAGCATCGGAAAGGAGGGCGCAGGCACTTGTCCCGTACGTGGCCATAGTAATGTGCAGGGCGACCGTACCATGGGAATTTACGAACAGCCCTCAGACGCACTGCTTAACAAGATACAGTCAGTTTACGGATTCAATCCTCCAAGGAAACATGGCTACGATACGGTAGACGCCATCCGTGCTATGCGCGACGGTAAGGCCAGCGTATTCTTCGCCATGGGCGGTAATTTCCTCTCCGCAACACCTGATACTGAAGTAACTGCACAAGCGCTGCGTAATTGCGCTTTAACCGTACATGTCTCTACAAAACTGAACCGGAGCCACCTGGTGCATGGCAGAGAAGCGATCATTCTGCCCACGCTTGGCCGCAGCGATATGGATGTGCAACAGGGACAAAGGCAGTTCGTAACCTGCGAGAATTCCATGGGCGTGATACAAATGTCCAAAGGTAATCTCCCGCCAATTTCCTCCCACCTGTTAAGTGAGCCTGTGATTGTATGCAGACTGGCCATGGCAACTCTCGGGGAACGTTCCGGTGTAGAGTGGCGACATTATATGCAGCACTATGACTACATCCGTGAGGATATCGAAAAAGTGATTCCCGGTTTCAACAACTATAACACCCGGGTAAGGCATCCGGGCGGCTTTTACCTGCCAAACAATGCAAGGGAAGGACGTTTCAACACCACTACAGGCAAAGCCAATTTTAATGTTGCCAATGTTACAGTGCAACAGCTGGCAGCAGATGAGTACATGATGATGACCATCCGCAGCCACGACCAGTTCAATACCACCATCTACGGGCTGGATGACCGCTATCGCGGTATCTACCAGGAAAGAAGGGTAATATTGATGAACAGCAGGGATATACAGTCTGCGGGACTTAAACCAAATGACGTAGTTGACCTGATCAATAACTTTGAAGGCATGGAAAGGATCGTCCATAAATTCCTGGTGGTGGAGTATAACATCCCGGAAAAATGTACTGCTACCTATTTCCCGGAAGCCAATGCCCTGGTACCGCTCAATAGCGTGGCCGACAAAAGCAATACGCCCACCTCAAAACTGGTTATTATTAAGATCAGGAGATCATCTGAACTGTAA
- the fdhD gene encoding formate dehydrogenase accessory sulfurtransferase FdhD — protein sequence MLNPAISYTRITRVQDTIVTATEDALAAEEPLEIQLIYGPLADRQQQSISVTMRTPGQDPELATGFLYTEGIIRSEKDIKAICSDSDITNTIQVSLHEHVIPVLKTAQRNFVANSGCGMCGKTDLSAIYTPVTAATPAQPVAKWPAELIHRLPDLLRHQQQLFDDTGGIHAAALFDQSSTLLLMREDIGRHNAVDKLVGAALQQQLLPMHAYLLLLSGRAGFELIQKAAMAGIKVIAAVGAPSGMAVKMAHEWDITLIGFLRQQRFNIYSGEHRIAIASLTHQQ from the coding sequence ATGCTAAACCCTGCCATTTCCTACACACGCATAACAAGAGTACAGGATACGATTGTTACGGCAACAGAAGATGCGCTGGCAGCTGAAGAGCCGCTCGAAATTCAGCTGATCTACGGGCCACTGGCCGACAGACAGCAGCAGAGCATCTCGGTTACCATGCGTACACCCGGCCAGGATCCTGAACTGGCTACAGGGTTTCTCTATACAGAAGGGATCATCCGTTCTGAGAAGGACATCAAAGCTATCTGCTCCGACAGCGACATCACCAACACCATACAGGTAAGCCTGCACGAACATGTCATCCCCGTCCTGAAGACGGCGCAGCGAAACTTTGTTGCCAATTCCGGGTGCGGCATGTGTGGTAAAACAGATCTTTCCGCTATCTATACACCTGTTACAGCAGCTACACCAGCGCAGCCTGTCGCAAAGTGGCCTGCAGAGCTGATCCATCGTCTGCCAGACCTGCTCCGCCATCAGCAACAGCTTTTCGACGATACCGGTGGTATACATGCGGCTGCGCTATTCGATCAGTCTTCAACGTTATTACTGATGCGTGAGGATATCGGGCGTCATAATGCGGTGGACAAACTGGTAGGCGCCGCTTTGCAGCAGCAACTCCTCCCTATGCATGCATATCTCCTCCTGCTCAGTGGCAGGGCGGGATTTGAACTGATCCAGAAAGCCGCCATGGCGGGTATTAAAGTCATCGCCGCTGTTGGCGCCCCTTCCGGAATGGCGGTGAAAATGGCGCATGAATGGGACATTACACTGATCGGATTCCTCCGTCAGCAAAGGTTTAATATTTATTCGGGTGAGCACAGGATAGCAATCGCATCGCTCACCCATCAGCAATGA